One region of Solanum pennellii chromosome 6, SPENNV200 genomic DNA includes:
- the LOC107021993 gene encoding uncharacterized protein LOC107021993, which produces MKAFNVNKSGMFRIRAFNIDHTCPLKDKVYSQKHATSMLIGGIVKPKLVDHKRKYTPSDIRSDLKIFLGVDVNYSLAWRAREKALVSLRGTVAASYSKFSTYLYMMNITYPGLHICLKKIDKNEFLYIFVALNSFIQGFEHCRPVIVVDGSHLRGPYNGTFVAASTTDGAVSDRNESIIKTVTQVYRNVPHYACMWHWWGNVEKKFRKTS; this is translated from the exons ATGAAAGCATTTAATGTCAACAAGTCTGGTATGTTTAGAATAAGAGCATTTAATATAGACCATACTTGTCCTTTGAAGGATAAAGTGTATTCACAAAAACATGCCACAAGCATGCTGATTGGAGGGATCGTTAAACCCAAACTTGTTGATCACAAGAGAAAATATACACCTTCTGATATTCGCAGtgatttaaagatttttttggGAGTTGATGTAAATTACTCGTTGGCTTGGAGGGCTAGAGAAAAGGCTCTAGTTTCATTGAGGGGGACTGTAGCTGCATCTTACAGCAAGTTTTCAACATATttgtatatgatgaatattaCATATCCAGGCTTGCATATATGTCTaaagaaaatagataaaaatgagttcttgtatatttttgttGCATTGAATAGTTTTATACAAGGCTTTGAACATTGCAGGCCTGTAATTGTTGTGGATGGAAGTCACCTAAGAGGACCGTATAATGGAACATTTGTTGCTGCAAGTACAACGGACGGAGCAG TGTCAGATAGAAATGAAAGTATCATAAAGACAGTGACTCAAGTGTATAGAAATGTGCCACATTATGCTTGTATGTGGCACTGGTGGGGTAATGTAGAGAAGAAATTTAGGAAGACATCCTAG